One region of Haloprofundus salilacus genomic DNA includes:
- the ndk gene encoding nucleoside-diphosphate kinase, which produces MSHHDERTFVMVKPDGVQRGLIGDIVSRFEDRGLKIVAAKFMQIDEELAHEHYGEHEDKPFFDGLVDFITSGPVFAMVWQGADATQQVRRMMGETDPADSAPGTIRGDFGLDLGRNVIHGSDHEDEGANEREISLFFDDEELLDYERVDEQWLYEDEDH; this is translated from the coding sequence ATGAGCCACCACGACGAGCGTACGTTCGTGATGGTCAAGCCCGACGGCGTCCAGCGCGGCCTCATCGGCGACATCGTCTCCCGATTCGAGGACCGCGGCCTGAAAATCGTCGCGGCGAAGTTCATGCAGATCGACGAGGAACTCGCCCACGAGCACTACGGCGAGCACGAGGATAAACCGTTCTTCGACGGACTCGTCGACTTTATCACCTCCGGGCCGGTCTTCGCGATGGTCTGGCAGGGCGCGGACGCGACCCAGCAGGTCCGCCGCATGATGGGCGAGACCGACCCCGCCGACTCCGCGCCGGGCACGATCCGCGGCGACTTCGGTCTCGACCTCGGCCGGAACGTCATCCACGGCTCCGACCACGAGGACGAGGGCGCGAACGAACGAGAGATCAGTCTGTTCTTCGACGACGAGGAACTGCTCGACTACGAGCGCGTTGACGAGCAGTGGCTCTACGAAGACGAAGACCACTGA
- a CDS encoding 50S ribosomal protein L24e produces MPQNRNCDYCGADIEPGTGTMFVRTDGTVIHYCSSKCEKNADLGRESRDLEWTEAGGGAE; encoded by the coding sequence ATGCCACAGAATCGAAACTGCGACTACTGCGGTGCGGACATCGAACCCGGCACGGGCACGATGTTCGTCCGCACCGACGGAACAGTCATTCACTACTGCTCCTCGAAGTGCGAGAAGAACGCCGACCTCGGCCGCGAATCTCGCGACCTCGAGTGGACCGAAGCCGGCGGAGGAGCCGAATGA
- a CDS encoding 30S ribosomal protein S28e, with protein MSAEESTNDSTSAEVIEIVGKTGMHGEAMQVKCRIREGSNQGRIITRNVLGPVREGDVLQLRETQRDADSIGGQ; from the coding sequence ATGAGCGCAGAAGAGAGTACCAACGACTCGACGTCCGCGGAGGTCATCGAGATCGTTGGCAAGACCGGGATGCACGGCGAGGCCATGCAGGTCAAATGCCGCATCCGCGAAGGCTCGAACCAGGGCCGCATCATCACGCGAAACGTGTTGGGTCCCGTCCGAGAGGGCGACGTGCTCCAACTCCGCGAGACCCAGCGTGACGCGGACTCCATCGGAGGCCAGTAA
- the rpl7ae gene encoding 50S ribosomal protein L7Ae — MPVYVDYEVPADLAERALEALEVARDTGTVKKGTNETTKAIERGNADLVYIAEDVSPEEIVMHLPELAEEKGIAYIFVETQDDIGHAAGLEVGSAAAAVVDAGEADEDVEDIASKVEDLQ; from the coding sequence ATGCCAGTTTACGTTGATTACGAAGTTCCGGCCGACCTCGCCGAGCGCGCTCTCGAAGCGCTCGAGGTCGCCCGAGACACCGGTACGGTAAAGAAGGGAACCAACGAGACGACCAAAGCCATCGAGCGCGGCAACGCCGACCTCGTCTACATCGCCGAAGACGTCTCCCCCGAGGAGATCGTCATGCACCTGCCCGAACTCGCGGAGGAGAAGGGCATCGCGTACATCTTCGTCGAGACGCAGGACGACATCGGCCACGCGGCCGGTCTCGAAGTCGGCAGCGCCGCTGCCGCCGTCGTCGACGCCGGAGAGGCGGACGAGGACGTCGAAGACATCGCCTCGAAGGTCGAGGACCTGCAGTAA
- the tmcA gene encoding tRNA(Met) cytidine acetyltransferase TmcA, with protein MDVAALADRLRAEAERANERRLLVLAGDRDAGIDAAYTALDAAGIHDDDVTIVTSREGFRFERYAPNHAANLLGRTRKAVVLDAHEKFSPNALGQVVGAVDGGGLLVLLTPPLSEWPERREWFDDHLAVPPFGIDDVGSEFRRRLVGTLREHPGIAVVDLESKTVERDGLTDPWPVRRRDPRKRPEATTAATAAATPAFPETAYDACLTEDQADAVDALEALRDPGHAVVVEADRGRGKSSAAGIAAGALAAEGKDVLVTAPTFRSAREVFVRAAAVVESLDCRSDGGENERRIETTTGGRVRFATPVDAAERFANSDGDEDTSDVVLVDEAAALPVRLLSKFLDAPAVGFFTTVRGYEGAGRSFSVRFRDRLVESDLSVTDVTLAEPIRYASGDPLEIWAFRALLLDARPPVDQLVADATPESVTYRSFDADDLLADEHLLREVFGLLVLAHYRTEPNDLARLLDAPNLSVRALLYDGRVVSVALLAREGGLSESTRCGMYEGQRVAGNMIPDVLTSQLRDEGAASPVGYRVLRIATHDAVRSRGLGSRLLAEVRDEFEESADWLGVGYGATPELLSFWRENGYGTVHLSTTRNDTSGEYSAVMLDPLSESGRKLAERHSRWFRERAIGVLSDPLRDADLDVVRATLRATESAVEPALSDHEWRVVVGASYGPGLYVAAPGAFRRLALSHLVDGVADLSALEERLLVRKVLQARPWDVVADELDYVSTGQCMRALGTAFQPLVDHYGADEPVVAEERARFDRGE; from the coding sequence ATGGACGTGGCCGCCCTCGCCGACCGCCTCCGCGCCGAGGCCGAGCGCGCGAACGAACGCCGACTGCTCGTACTCGCTGGCGACCGCGACGCCGGTATCGACGCCGCCTACACCGCCCTCGACGCCGCCGGAATCCACGACGACGACGTGACCATCGTCACCTCGCGCGAGGGGTTCCGCTTCGAGCGCTACGCGCCGAACCACGCCGCGAACCTCCTCGGCCGAACTCGGAAGGCCGTCGTCCTCGACGCTCACGAGAAGTTCTCGCCGAACGCGCTCGGACAGGTCGTCGGTGCCGTCGACGGCGGCGGCCTGCTCGTCCTCCTGACGCCCCCGCTCTCGGAGTGGCCCGAGCGCCGCGAGTGGTTCGACGACCACCTCGCCGTGCCGCCGTTCGGCATCGACGACGTGGGAAGCGAGTTTCGTCGGCGACTCGTCGGGACGCTCCGCGAGCATCCGGGTATCGCCGTCGTCGACCTCGAGTCGAAAACCGTCGAACGCGACGGGCTCACCGACCCGTGGCCCGTCCGTCGCCGCGACCCGCGGAAACGTCCGGAGGCGACGACGGCGGCGACGGCAGCGGCGACACCGGCATTCCCCGAGACCGCCTACGACGCCTGTCTCACCGAAGACCAGGCCGACGCCGTCGACGCGCTGGAAGCGCTCCGCGACCCCGGACACGCCGTCGTCGTCGAGGCCGACCGCGGACGGGGGAAGTCGAGCGCCGCGGGTATCGCCGCGGGCGCGCTCGCCGCAGAGGGGAAAGACGTACTCGTCACCGCACCGACGTTCCGGAGCGCCCGCGAGGTGTTCGTCCGCGCCGCCGCGGTCGTCGAATCCCTCGACTGCCGGTCGGACGGGGGCGAGAACGAACGCCGAATCGAGACGACGACCGGCGGTCGAGTTCGCTTCGCGACTCCCGTCGACGCCGCCGAACGGTTCGCGAACTCCGACGGCGACGAGGACACCTCCGACGTCGTCCTCGTCGACGAGGCGGCGGCGCTCCCCGTTCGCCTCCTTTCGAAGTTCCTCGACGCGCCCGCCGTCGGCTTCTTCACCACTGTTCGCGGCTACGAGGGCGCGGGCCGCAGTTTCTCGGTGCGCTTCCGCGACAGGCTCGTCGAGAGCGACCTCTCGGTGACGGACGTGACGCTCGCGGAGCCGATTCGCTACGCGTCGGGCGATCCGCTCGAAATCTGGGCGTTCCGGGCGCTGCTGCTCGACGCTCGCCCGCCGGTAGACCAACTGGTCGCGGACGCGACGCCCGAGTCGGTCACGTATCGGTCGTTCGACGCCGACGACCTGCTCGCCGACGAGCACCTGCTTCGCGAGGTATTCGGTCTGCTCGTGCTCGCGCACTACCGGACGGAGCCGAACGACCTCGCGCGCTTGCTCGACGCGCCGAACCTCTCGGTTCGCGCGCTGCTGTACGACGGTCGCGTCGTCTCCGTCGCGCTGTTAGCTCGCGAGGGCGGGCTGTCGGAGTCGACACGGTGCGGGATGTACGAGGGCCAGCGCGTCGCCGGAAACATGATTCCCGACGTGCTGACGAGTCAACTCAGAGACGAGGGGGCCGCGTCGCCGGTCGGCTACCGCGTGCTCCGCATCGCGACGCACGACGCCGTCCGGTCGCGAGGACTCGGCTCTCGACTACTCGCCGAGGTGAGAGACGAGTTCGAAGAGAGCGCCGATTGGCTCGGCGTCGGCTACGGCGCGACGCCCGAACTGCTCTCCTTCTGGCGCGAGAACGGCTACGGGACGGTACACCTCTCGACGACGCGAAACGACACCAGCGGCGAGTACTCCGCGGTCATGCTCGACCCGCTCTCCGAGTCGGGACGGAAACTCGCCGAGCGACACTCGCGGTGGTTCCGAGAGCGCGCCATCGGCGTTCTCTCCGACCCGCTCCGAGACGCGGACCTCGACGTGGTCCGGGCGACGCTCCGGGCGACCGAATCGGCGGTCGAACCGGCGCTCTCCGACCACGAGTGGCGCGTCGTCGTCGGCGCGTCGTACGGGCCCGGTCTCTACGTCGCCGCACCCGGCGCGTTCCGTCGTCTCGCGCTCTCGCACCTCGTCGACGGCGTCGCGGACCTCTCCGCGCTCGAAGAGCGCTTACTCGTCCGAAAAGTGCTGCAGGCCCGGCCGTGGGACGTCGTCGCCGACGAACTCGACTACGTCTCGACTGGGCAGTGCATGCGGGCGCTCGGGACGGCGTTTCAGCCGCTCGTCGACCACTACGGCGCGGACGAACCGGTCGTCGCCGAGGAACGGGCGCGATTCGACAGGGGAGAGTAG
- a CDS encoding DUF456 domain-containing protein → MVEPLGWIALALLVVGVVGSVAPLVPGALASLAGVYLYWWSTEFGEPGLLAVVGLTFVGLTAVVFDYFAGPIAARYGGASNGTTVVAAVVGFLAFFVAGPPGILLGVAGTVFALEFYRNRDANASFKSALLATVGVLASTAVQVVLTLLMLVAFVLLVFV, encoded by the coding sequence ATGGTCGAACCTCTCGGATGGATTGCACTCGCGCTGTTGGTCGTCGGGGTCGTCGGGAGCGTCGCGCCGTTGGTGCCCGGCGCGCTCGCGTCGCTGGCGGGCGTCTACCTCTACTGGTGGTCGACGGAGTTCGGCGAACCCGGGCTGCTGGCGGTCGTCGGTCTCACGTTCGTTGGTCTCACTGCCGTGGTCTTCGACTACTTCGCCGGTCCCATCGCCGCTCGGTACGGCGGGGCGTCGAACGGAACGACAGTCGTTGCGGCCGTCGTGGGCTTCCTGGCGTTCTTCGTCGCCGGGCCGCCGGGCATCCTCCTCGGCGTCGCCGGAACGGTGTTCGCGCTCGAGTTCTACAGAAATCGGGACGCCAACGCCAGTTTCAAATCGGCGCTGCTCGCGACGGTCGGCGTGCTGGCGTCGACGGCCGTACAGGTCGTGTTGACGCTGTTGATGCTCGTAGCGTTCGTCCTTCTCGTGTTCGTTTGA
- a CDS encoding aspartate aminotransferase family protein yields MSEQTRRTASNRDVETRYEEYLMPIWKSLNVPVERASGCTLEDFDGNEYLDVFSGISVVNVGHGNEAVVDAAKAQLDEFVHGCTYVHPHEPAADLAEKLADITPGDLQKSFFCNSGTEAVEGAIKLARKYTGGKEILALEMAFHGRTLGSLALTGNKTYKRGMAPVINDVTHAPAPYGYRCETCDGDACTAECADRIDRIIDTHTSDDLAAIVVEPVMGEGGIIVPSEAWFRRVREIADDRGALLVVDEVQAGYGRTGEMWAIDHFDVEPDIVTQAKGIANGLPLGAFTASAEVADAFGPGDHLSTFGGNPVACAAALATIDELENGVVDNAREQGAWLSDRLAELEEEFDVVGDTRGLGLMQGVELVDPDETGPLGVAAAPDAALAKHVGERLREDGVVMGVGGFYKNVMRFQPPLVISRDQLERAVEALRDAIEAETA; encoded by the coding sequence ATGTCCGAGCAGACTAGGCGAACCGCATCGAATCGAGACGTCGAGACACGGTACGAAGAGTACCTGATGCCCATCTGGAAGAGCCTCAACGTGCCGGTCGAGCGCGCGTCGGGTTGTACGCTCGAAGATTTCGACGGCAACGAGTATCTCGACGTCTTCTCCGGCATCTCCGTGGTCAACGTCGGCCACGGCAACGAGGCGGTCGTCGACGCGGCGAAGGCCCAACTCGACGAGTTCGTCCACGGCTGTACCTACGTCCACCCGCACGAACCCGCGGCCGACCTCGCGGAGAAACTCGCCGATATCACGCCCGGCGACCTGCAGAAGTCGTTCTTCTGCAACTCCGGGACCGAGGCGGTCGAGGGGGCGATCAAACTCGCGCGGAAGTACACCGGCGGCAAGGAGATTCTCGCCTTAGAGATGGCGTTCCACGGCCGCACGCTCGGGAGTCTCGCGCTCACTGGCAACAAGACGTACAAGCGGGGGATGGCGCCGGTCATCAACGACGTGACGCACGCGCCAGCGCCGTACGGCTACCGCTGCGAGACGTGCGACGGCGACGCCTGCACCGCCGAGTGCGCCGACCGAATCGACCGCATCATCGACACCCACACGTCAGACGACCTCGCGGCCATCGTCGTCGAACCGGTGATGGGCGAGGGCGGCATCATCGTCCCCTCCGAGGCGTGGTTCCGGCGCGTGCGCGAAATCGCCGACGACAGGGGGGCGCTCCTCGTCGTCGACGAGGTGCAGGCGGGCTACGGCCGGACCGGCGAGATGTGGGCCATCGACCACTTCGACGTCGAACCGGACATCGTCACGCAGGCGAAGGGTATCGCTAACGGACTGCCGCTTGGCGCGTTCACCGCGTCGGCCGAGGTGGCGGACGCGTTCGGTCCGGGCGACCACCTCTCGACGTTCGGCGGGAACCCGGTCGCCTGCGCCGCCGCGCTCGCGACCATCGACGAACTGGAGAACGGCGTCGTCGACAACGCCCGCGAGCAGGGCGCGTGGCTCTCCGACCGACTCGCCGAACTGGAAGAGGAGTTCGACGTCGTCGGCGACACCCGCGGCCTCGGGCTGATGCAGGGCGTCGAACTCGTCGACCCAGACGAGACCGGACCGCTCGGCGTCGCCGCCGCACCGGACGCCGCGCTCGCGAAGCACGTCGGCGAGCGCCTCCGCGAGGACGGCGTCGTGATGGGCGTCGGCGGGTTCTACAAGAACGTGATGCGGTTCCAGCCGCCGCTCGTCATCTCCCGAGACCAACTGGAGCGCGCCGTCGAGGCGCTCCGAGACGCCATCGAAGCCGAGACGGCCTGA